The following coding sequences are from one Parafrankia irregularis window:
- a CDS encoding transglycosylase domain-containing protein: protein MSTPYSQGARPTGARAGDGQPSPDGPRPAGGPPDRRFDSAGDPAATSVSNPEPAGWAPDPGAAARRRAAAGRDGGDSTSGRRAAGRGGPGPSGPDSRGPDSRGPDTRGQGSSGPGDQRAAPGQPARPTTGPRNAGAGADAGPASGGRGFSDRAEGSRSGSRQTGAERTGSGRVLNPRSTNPRSSSPRNTSAGRTPPTGGPARGDVAGPGPAGGPGGRGGSGRPQPGGAGADSTALLNGGPAADRPSRPVAGRAAAARARATGAAGAAGAAGATAGAGGSRSERLSGATTRLRAYRPGGGRQSPSDQPPGQVNALYDTVDQAALRRVDVHERTADATVYRKVTPGGAAVDGIDSLDSLDRDGRSGMSAARMGGAEGRRPGGPQGPGGRTGPRSATNPTGARAAVGGRGNTRRNVGRHGPRWWRNRPRWFRRLVLASFLSGSLLFVAGLAVIYAATRIPLPDEVKTDQTSIITWAGGGEITRIGTVNRTDVPLSQVSKDVQHAVLAAENKDFYSEPGISPKGIARAMWVNVTGGEIAQGGSTITQQYVKNAYLTQDRTFTRKMREIVMAVKISRKYSKDEILEFYLNTIYFGRGAYGIEAASKAYFNKPASQLTAGEGAVIAGLIRSPNYLDPKENPADAEARWKDVVATMVAEGWAPASLANEKPPAVIDKNEGSSYTSSDQVGYIRDQVLNELDAKGITEDQINRGGLRITTTLDEAKQTAAFQAVSKEIGTAYAAVPELRTGLVAVKPGTGEVLAWYGGSLYGKGENGQEQYEDNVSTAEVQPGSTFKTITLVAALKAGISLKSTYHAPAHMNIGTYEFSNDESEPGDLGYPDLIESTAESINTVYVPLGNDIGVNNIIETAHDMGIDADTKLEDVAGVTLGKDGVTALEMTDVYSTLASGGYQATPHIVATVEDNSGEVILRGGDSAQTSKDPVIPPSVARDATYALQAVIDHGTGTKAKLADNRPAAGKTGTTDNFRSAWFCGYTKEIASCVNMFRGQGRESDQLRGIPGVTNGVVYGGTYPARIWKAFMDAALKGEPIKQFDPPAYGGSVTLRSPSPTPEPTPSDLPSQTPVGGTDDWDIFGDNENRTSQSRQTSRATSGTSGQQTTRPQPTRSPTGIVGDIFGGH, encoded by the coding sequence GTGAGTACTCCCTATAGCCAGGGTGCACGGCCGACAGGCGCTCGTGCCGGCGACGGGCAGCCATCGCCTGACGGCCCGCGCCCGGCCGGTGGGCCACCGGACCGACGCTTCGACTCCGCCGGGGACCCGGCCGCGACCTCGGTGAGCAACCCCGAGCCCGCCGGCTGGGCGCCCGATCCCGGTGCCGCGGCTCGCCGCCGGGCCGCTGCCGGCCGTGACGGTGGCGACTCCACCTCCGGCCGTCGAGCCGCCGGCCGCGGCGGGCCGGGCCCCAGCGGCCCGGATTCCAGGGGCCCGGACTCCAGGGGTCCCGACACCAGGGGGCAGGGCTCCAGCGGGCCGGGCGACCAGCGGGCCGCACCCGGTCAGCCCGCGCGGCCCACGACGGGGCCGCGCAACGCGGGTGCGGGTGCGGACGCCGGTCCGGCGTCTGGCGGGCGGGGCTTCTCCGACCGTGCGGAGGGAAGCCGATCCGGTTCCCGGCAGACCGGTGCGGAGCGCACCGGTTCCGGGCGGGTCCTCAACCCCCGCAGCACCAACCCGCGCAGTAGCAGCCCTCGCAACACGTCGGCCGGCCGCACCCCGCCCACGGGCGGACCTGCCCGCGGCGACGTCGCCGGGCCCGGCCCGGCTGGCGGGCCTGGCGGTCGCGGCGGCTCCGGCCGCCCGCAGCCCGGCGGCGCGGGTGCTGACTCCACCGCCCTGCTCAACGGGGGGCCGGCCGCGGATCGCCCGTCACGACCAGTGGCGGGCCGGGCCGCCGCCGCACGTGCCCGGGCCACCGGCGCCGCCGGCGCCGCGGGAGCGGCGGGCGCCACGGCGGGGGCTGGCGGAAGCCGGAGCGAACGGCTCTCCGGCGCCACCACCCGGCTGCGTGCCTACCGCCCGGGCGGGGGGCGTCAGTCGCCGTCCGACCAGCCACCCGGCCAGGTGAACGCCCTCTACGACACCGTCGACCAGGCCGCGCTGCGGCGGGTCGACGTGCACGAGCGCACCGCGGACGCGACTGTCTACCGCAAGGTGACACCCGGCGGCGCCGCTGTCGACGGGATCGACTCGCTGGACTCCCTGGACCGCGACGGGCGCTCCGGCATGTCGGCGGCCCGGATGGGCGGCGCCGAGGGGCGGCGGCCCGGTGGCCCTCAGGGCCCGGGTGGGCGGACCGGACCACGTTCCGCCACGAATCCCACCGGGGCACGCGCCGCCGTCGGTGGCCGCGGGAACACCCGGCGCAACGTGGGCCGGCATGGCCCGAGATGGTGGCGTAACCGCCCGCGCTGGTTCCGCCGCCTGGTGCTGGCCAGCTTCCTGTCCGGCTCGCTGCTGTTCGTCGCCGGCCTCGCGGTGATCTATGCGGCCACCCGCATCCCGCTGCCCGACGAGGTCAAGACCGACCAGACCTCGATCATCACCTGGGCGGGCGGTGGCGAGATCACCCGGATCGGGACGGTGAACCGCACCGACGTCCCGCTCTCGCAGGTGTCGAAGGACGTCCAGCACGCGGTGCTGGCCGCCGAGAACAAGGACTTCTACAGCGAGCCCGGGATCTCCCCGAAGGGCATCGCGCGAGCGATGTGGGTGAACGTCACCGGCGGTGAGATCGCCCAGGGTGGCTCGACCATCACCCAGCAGTACGTGAAGAACGCGTATCTCACCCAGGACCGCACGTTCACCCGGAAGATGCGGGAGATCGTGATGGCGGTGAAGATCTCCAGGAAGTACTCCAAGGACGAGATCCTGGAGTTCTATCTGAACACGATCTACTTCGGCCGGGGCGCGTACGGCATCGAGGCGGCGTCCAAGGCGTACTTCAACAAACCGGCGTCCCAGCTGACCGCGGGTGAGGGTGCGGTGATCGCCGGGCTCATCCGGTCGCCGAACTACCTGGACCCGAAGGAGAACCCGGCAGACGCCGAGGCGCGGTGGAAGGACGTCGTGGCCACGATGGTCGCCGAGGGCTGGGCGCCGGCCTCGCTGGCGAACGAGAAACCACCGGCGGTGATCGACAAGAACGAGGGCTCCTCCTACACGTCCTCCGACCAGGTCGGCTACATCCGCGATCAGGTCCTGAACGAGCTGGACGCCAAGGGCATCACCGAGGACCAGATCAACCGGGGTGGCCTGCGTATCACCACGACGCTGGACGAGGCCAAGCAGACCGCCGCCTTCCAGGCGGTCAGCAAGGAGATCGGGACGGCCTACGCGGCCGTGCCCGAACTACGCACCGGCCTGGTGGCGGTGAAACCGGGGACCGGTGAGGTGCTCGCCTGGTACGGCGGCTCCCTGTACGGCAAGGGCGAGAACGGCCAGGAGCAGTACGAGGACAACGTCTCGACCGCCGAGGTTCAGCCCGGCTCGACCTTCAAGACCATCACGTTGGTGGCAGCCCTGAAGGCGGGCATCAGCCTCAAATCGACCTACCACGCCCCCGCTCATATGAACATCGGCACCTACGAGTTCAGTAATGACGAGAGCGAACCGGGTGATCTCGGCTATCCGGATCTGATCGAGTCGACCGCCGAGTCGATCAACACCGTGTATGTCCCGCTGGGTAACGACATCGGTGTCAACAACATCATCGAGACCGCCCATGACATGGGGATCGACGCGGACACCAAGCTGGAGGACGTCGCCGGTGTCACCCTCGGCAAGGACGGCGTCACGGCGCTGGAGATGACCGACGTGTACAGCACCCTGGCCAGCGGGGGCTACCAGGCGACCCCGCACATCGTCGCCACGGTCGAGGACAACTCCGGCGAGGTCATCCTGCGCGGCGGGGACAGCGCGCAGACCTCCAAGGACCCGGTGATCCCGCCGAGTGTCGCGCGGGACGCGACCTACGCGCTGCAGGCCGTGATCGACCACGGCACCGGCACGAAGGCGAAGCTCGCGGACAACCGGCCGGCGGCCGGAAAGACCGGCACCACGGACAACTTCCGCTCCGCCTGGTTCTGCGGGTACACGAAGGAGATTGCCTCCTGCGTGAACATGTTCCGCGGCCAGGGTAGGGAATCGGACCAGCTCAGGGGGATCCCCGGCGTTACGAACGGCGTCGTCTACGGCGGAACCTATCCGGCGAGGATCTGGAAGGCGTTCATGGACGCGGCCCTGAAGGGCGAGCCGATCAAGCAGTTCGACCCGCCGGCCTACGGCGGCTCCGTCACGCTGCGCAGCCCGTCGCCGACGCCGGAGCCGACACCGTCCGACCTGCCGAGCCAGACGCCGGTCGGTGGCACCGACGACTGGGACATCTTCGGGGACAACGAGAACCGCACCAGCCAGTCCCGGCAGACCAGCCGGGCCACCTCCGGCACCAGCGGCCAACAGACGACACGCCCACAGCCGACGAGGTCGCCGACAGGCATCGTCGGCGACATCTTCGGCGGGCATTAG
- a CDS encoding DUF5318 family protein: protein MRPRSVIDYALARRATLGDLFAGRVSSADVCDAHPYLVRAARYHGEPTKKRCPVCRGADPLINVTYTYGDELGPSSGRVRATKELPGLATRYSELNVYVVEVCPPCGWNHLITSYVIGTGEPPARKQSRRRAADT from the coding sequence ATGCGTCCACGGTCGGTCATCGACTATGCGCTCGCCCGCAGGGCGACGCTGGGCGACCTGTTCGCGGGCCGGGTCTCCTCGGCCGACGTGTGCGACGCACATCCCTACCTGGTACGGGCGGCCAGGTACCACGGCGAGCCGACGAAGAAGCGGTGCCCGGTCTGCCGCGGTGCCGACCCGCTCATCAACGTCACCTATACCTATGGTGACGAACTGGGGCCCAGCTCGGGCCGGGTGCGAGCCACCAAGGAACTGCCCGGCCTGGCCACCCGCTACAGCGAGCTGAACGTCTACGTGGTCGAGGTCTGTCCGCCCTGTGGCTGGAACCACCTGATCACGTCGTACGTGATCGGTACCGGTGAGCCACCGGCCAGGAAGCAGTCACGCCGACGGGCCGCCGACACCTGA
- a CDS encoding PadR family transcriptional regulator: MLELAVLALLSECPMHGYELRKRLAAVLGSFHRFSYGSLYPCLRRLQASGFVTADDAGAAARIGGRSRVVYTLTAEGKEKLSDLLGEGGPSSWEDEMFGVRFAFFSKTDAAVRLRILEGRRGRLEERGEKVRSALTRTQKRLDSYTLELQRHGLESVEREVRWLNELIETERAQAPAPRPGPQVLSTSSTELSTGSSTADAESVEPTAPPEDTRIRGEGPSDAAPSPAPGT, from the coding sequence ATGTTGGAGCTGGCGGTGCTCGCGCTCCTCTCGGAGTGCCCCATGCATGGCTACGAGCTGCGCAAGCGACTCGCCGCCGTGCTCGGGTCCTTCCACCGCTTCAGCTATGGTTCGCTGTATCCCTGCCTGCGCCGGCTACAGGCGTCCGGTTTCGTGACCGCGGACGACGCCGGCGCGGCCGCCCGGATCGGCGGGCGCAGCCGGGTCGTCTACACCCTCACCGCCGAGGGCAAGGAGAAGCTCTCCGATCTGCTGGGTGAAGGTGGGCCGTCCTCCTGGGAGGACGAGATGTTCGGCGTCCGCTTCGCCTTCTTCTCCAAGACGGACGCGGCGGTGCGGCTGCGGATCCTCGAGGGGCGGCGCGGCCGACTCGAGGAGCGTGGCGAGAAGGTTCGCTCGGCGCTGACCCGCACCCAGAAGCGGCTCGACTCCTACACCCTCGAGCTGCAGCGCCACGGCCTCGAATCGGTCGAGCGCGAGGTTCGGTGGCTCAACGAGCTGATCGAGACCGAGCGGGCCCAGGCGCCTGCGCCCAGGCCAGGGCCGCAGGTGTTGTCCACATCATCCACAGAGTTGTCCACAGGTTCGTCCACAGCTGACGCGGAGTCGGTGGAGCCAACGGCCCCGCCGGAAGACACGCGGATCCGTGGCGAAGGCCCCAGCGACGCGGCCCCGTCCCCAGCCCCCGGCACCTAG
- a CDS encoding inositol-3-phosphate synthase — MGSVRVAIVGVGNCAASLVQGVEYYRDADPSAQVPGLMHVTLGDYHVSDLTFVAAFDVDAKKVGRDLSEAIVASENNTIKIADVPPLGVTVARGHTLDGLGRYYRETIEESDEAPVDVVAALREARADVLVCYLPVGSDDAAKFYAQCAIDAGVAFINCLPVFIAGVPEWAEKFRAAGVPIVGDDIKSQVGATITHRVLAKLFEDRGVILDRTMQLNVGGNMDFKNMLERERLESKKISKTQAVTSQVSHDLGKDNVHIGPSDYVAWLDDRKWAYVRLEGRAFGDVPLNLEYKLEVWDSPNSAGVVIDAVRCAKVALDRGIGGPILSASSYFMKSPPEQYRDSEARDKVEAFIRGES; from the coding sequence ATGGGTTCGGTTCGTGTCGCCATCGTCGGTGTGGGCAACTGCGCCGCATCTCTCGTCCAAGGGGTCGAGTACTACCGCGACGCCGACCCGTCGGCCCAGGTCCCTGGTCTGATGCATGTGACGCTCGGCGACTACCACGTCTCCGACCTCACCTTCGTCGCCGCGTTCGACGTCGACGCGAAGAAGGTCGGCCGCGACCTCTCCGAGGCCATCGTGGCCAGCGAGAACAACACCATCAAGATCGCCGATGTGCCCCCGCTCGGTGTCACCGTCGCCCGTGGGCACACCCTCGACGGCCTCGGCCGCTACTACCGCGAGACGATCGAGGAGTCCGACGAGGCCCCGGTCGACGTCGTCGCCGCGCTGCGTGAGGCCCGCGCCGACGTCCTCGTCTGCTACCTCCCGGTCGGCTCCGACGACGCGGCGAAGTTCTACGCCCAGTGCGCCATCGACGCCGGCGTCGCCTTCATCAACTGCCTCCCGGTCTTCATCGCGGGTGTCCCCGAGTGGGCCGAGAAGTTCCGCGCCGCGGGTGTGCCGATCGTCGGCGACGACATCAAGTCGCAGGTCGGCGCCACCATCACGCACCGGGTGCTGGCGAAGCTGTTCGAGGACCGCGGTGTCATCCTCGACCGCACGATGCAGCTGAACGTCGGCGGCAACATGGACTTCAAGAACATGCTCGAGCGGGAGCGGCTGGAGTCCAAGAAGATCTCCAAGACCCAGGCTGTGACCTCCCAGGTCTCCCACGACCTGGGCAAGGACAACGTGCACATCGGCCCGTCCGACTACGTCGCCTGGCTCGATGACCGCAAGTGGGCCTACGTCCGCCTCGAGGGCCGCGCGTTCGGTGACGTCCCGCTGAACCTGGAGTACAAGCTCGAGGTCTGGGACTCCCCCAACAGCGCCGGCGTGGTCATCGACGCCGTCCGCTGCGCGAAGGTCGCGCTGGACCGCGGCATCGGTGGGCCGATCCTCTCTGCGTCCTCCTACTTCATGAAGTCCCCGCCGGAGCAGTACCGCGACAGCGAGGCCCGCGACAAGGTCGAGGCCTTCATCCGCGGCGAGAGCTGA
- a CDS encoding substrate-binding and VWA domain-containing protein produces MSGARHRYRRTGPSVRRITALAAIPVLAGALTGGWVFLRGSPAVATCAGTVTLTVAVAPSLADPMEELATAYRDEHPAVFGYCASIQVDAVDSGRAAAYLRGGWSDPGAGEIPDVWVPDSADWLALARTTEPANRLLTDTGQLIATSPVVIAMPRPMAVALGWPGHQLSWADLGKQLAEPGDDDYWAAHGKAAWGGFTIGLPDPRTSTSGLSALTVLVAQALDRPAARLIEKDITDDLTDDLTTDSAILRLERAASLLPGSDASLLATLRGTGLDDPGASRLSAIPLSESLVYQYNAGVGLGARLPDGDGPELVASYPSDGLMLDEIRYVQLSRVSSDPVKSRVAADLLALLRSGRGVAALAGHGFRTVDGAADSLGPETGLAARPQELGRKPVTVPTVMTALQATFVGVHQRTNTLMVLDSSGSMAEPVPASGDRSRLAVALDAAKAALPMFADGSNLGLWRFSSRLHGADDWDELVGLGPVEEQVGGADGADEAGGVPRRQAVIDEMSRIEPRGDTGLYETTLAAFRHLNQHYEEGWPNQVVLLTDGRNSDPGSMSLDELVRTLRREYSPLHPVRIITIGYGEDADLEALARISDATGAQSYPALDPNSIFVVLVGAFTEIPG; encoded by the coding sequence ATGTCTGGTGCCCGGCACCGGTACCGCCGCACCGGCCCGTCCGTCCGCCGGATCACGGCGCTGGCCGCGATCCCGGTGCTCGCCGGAGCCCTGACCGGCGGCTGGGTGTTCCTCCGTGGCAGTCCGGCGGTCGCCACCTGCGCCGGCACCGTGACGCTGACGGTCGCCGTGGCCCCGTCGTTGGCCGACCCGATGGAGGAGCTCGCGACGGCCTACCGCGACGAGCATCCCGCCGTCTTCGGGTACTGCGCGTCCATCCAGGTGGACGCCGTCGACAGTGGCCGGGCCGCGGCGTACCTGCGCGGCGGCTGGAGCGACCCGGGCGCCGGGGAGATACCCGACGTCTGGGTGCCTGACTCCGCCGACTGGCTGGCCCTGGCGCGAACCACCGAACCGGCCAACCGGCTGCTGACCGACACCGGTCAGCTGATCGCCACGTCGCCCGTCGTCATCGCGATGCCGCGGCCGATGGCGGTGGCGCTCGGGTGGCCCGGACATCAGCTCTCCTGGGCGGACCTGGGTAAGCAGCTGGCGGAGCCGGGCGATGACGACTACTGGGCCGCGCACGGGAAGGCGGCCTGGGGCGGTTTCACGATCGGCCTGCCCGACCCGCGCACCTCGACGTCCGGCCTGTCCGCGCTGACCGTCCTCGTCGCCCAGGCCCTGGACCGGCCGGCCGCGCGGCTCATCGAGAAGGACATCACCGACGACCTCACCGACGATCTCACGACCGACAGCGCCATCCTGCGGCTCGAACGTGCGGCGAGCCTGCTCCCGGGCTCCGACGCGAGCCTGCTCGCGACGCTGCGCGGCACCGGCCTCGACGATCCGGGCGCGTCGCGTCTGTCCGCGATCCCGCTCTCCGAGAGCCTCGTCTACCAGTACAACGCCGGGGTCGGGCTCGGCGCGCGGCTGCCGGACGGGGACGGGCCCGAGCTCGTCGCGTCCTACCCGTCCGACGGGCTCATGCTGGACGAGATCCGCTACGTCCAGCTGAGCCGGGTCTCGTCCGACCCGGTGAAAAGCCGGGTGGCCGCGGACCTGCTGGCGCTGCTTAGGTCGGGGCGGGGCGTGGCGGCGCTGGCCGGTCACGGTTTCCGAACCGTCGACGGGGCCGCCGACTCCCTCGGACCCGAGACCGGGCTCGCGGCCCGGCCGCAGGAGCTGGGCAGGAAGCCGGTGACGGTGCCGACGGTCATGACCGCGCTGCAGGCGACCTTCGTCGGCGTGCATCAGCGGACCAACACGCTGATGGTCCTGGACAGTTCGGGCTCCATGGCCGAGCCGGTGCCTGCCAGCGGAGACCGCAGCCGGCTGGCGGTGGCGTTGGACGCCGCGAAGGCCGCCCTGCCGATGTTCGCGGACGGCAGCAACCTCGGGCTGTGGCGGTTCTCCTCCCGGCTGCACGGCGCCGACGACTGGGACGAACTCGTCGGGCTCGGCCCGGTGGAGGAACAGGTCGGCGGGGCAGACGGGGCAGACGAGGCCGGCGGGGTGCCCCGCCGGCAGGCCGTCATCGACGAGATGAGCCGGATCGAACCTCGCGGTGACACCGGGCTGTACGAGACCACGCTCGCCGCGTTCCGGCACCTTAACCAGCACTATGAGGAGGGCTGGCCCAACCAGGTGGTGCTGCTGACCGACGGCCGCAACTCCGACCCGGGCAGCATGTCGCTCGACGAGCTGGTCCGGACACTGCGCCGCGAGTACTCGCCGCTGCATCCGGTACGGATCATCACGATCGGCTATGGCGAGGACGCCGACCTGGAGGCGCTGGCCCGGATCTCCGACGCGACCGGCGCCCAGAGCTACCCGGCCCTCGACCCGAACAGCATCTTCGTGGTGCTCGTCGGAGCGTTCACCGAGATTCCCGGCTGA